The segment ATATGTGATATTCCTCCTGTTTCAAATTCCGCATCCACTCATCCAGTGCTTCTTTATAAAATATATAAATACCATCCTGCTCAATATAAGGGATGTCGATTTTACCTTGCTGAAGCAGTAACTCCAATCCGTTCTGGGGAAGCCCTAGATAATCAGCCGCACCTTTAAGATACATATAGCTATCTTCTGACTCAGCCTTACTCAGATCTTTACGGAGATTCTTTATTTCCGAGGCCACTTCCTGTAACCCCATATCATCCCTCGGTTCCCTGGATGGACTAAGGCTATTTGCCACCTGTTCAAGACCCTTTGAAATCCAGAAGGACCCGACTAGAAAGGAAACTGCCAAGATTATAATTGTTATCATAAGTCCTTTTTCTTTGCTCATTTACACCCTCCTCAATAAATATAATAGCTAAGTAGTTCTTTAATCCATTCCTTAAATTCCTAGGAAGAGCCATTCCAGGTGAACGCTGGTTACCAGAATTCTATAAGCCATACCCTCTCTTTCGTCGGTGTTTCCATTCACTAAAATACTTCCTGTACAAATATCGGAAGTATAAAAAACACGATGTAAAGACAAGGAAGTAAGAGCAACTTTAGTGCAGTAGTTACTTCTTTCTTGTTCACCTTATGTATTAGTACCAACAGGATAAAGGCAATTACTGCATACATTGGATACCCTATAAGCGATACCTTAATAGCCCAGTCAACGGTATCGGCTGCTCGATAAGCAAAGAGTGCTGCATATACATAAGGACTCACCCATTGAAATATAAGAAATGCTACTAATGAAAAACCAAACCATAAAGGTAATGGGTAGTTATTCCTTTTCTTTGAGTGCATCAAAAATATCCCCCAGTTTCTTCTCAATGCGTTCTATACCAGTTTTCAAGTTCCAGGCAATTACACCTAATATAATTGCTATTACCCATAACCCCATACCACTGCCTCCCGCACAATTAATTTCAGCCTCTAACCCGTTCACTCCTTAAACTCCAATACTTGACCTAAATAGTAATCCTGACTAAATCTGCTCCCATCCTTATTTCGCCAACCGATTGATATTTGCAAAGGAATTAACATTACCCTTAATTCTTCTTCAGATAGCCCTCTGGCATAAATAAATGCATGATATTCGGCTAGAGAAACTTTTTCCCCATCAGCATTCCGATACGAAGAGCCCCCAGACCAGGCTCGATGAGTATCTTTGTCCAATGCCGCCTGGAAATCTTGCACTGTAGGCACTTCCAGTTCTTTATCGGTCACATGCGACGAATTACTAATCTTTACTTGAAACTCCAGTTTCCGAAAATCATTTATAGATGGGTTATCTATACCAGCAGTTCCGACACTCTCAAATTCCTCCTGAGTTAACCTGCTCACTCTAGCAGTTATGTTGATTCTAGGGGTGGTGAATAAATCAAATCGGCCACAGCCTGAAACGATAAGCACCATTAGTAGTAAGCCTAATAAGTATCTTTTCATTAATTCTCCTCCCAGTGAACTACTTAGTGATTAAGTAAATTGCAACTGCAACCAAAATCCCTGGAATCCCAGCATAGAAACAGGCAAGAGTTAATGATTGTCTTTCTTTCCTGTCCTCTTTAGTTTCAGTACTAAAATTTGCTCGGTTTTGATGGCCACTGACAAACGCACCTGAAAAAACACCAGATAGTAGCCAGCATCCCAGCCCGAAATAAGTAGCATACCTATTAATTAAGGTTATGTCTCTAGTCGCAATAGCAATAAATAAGACGACACCAATTCCTACTGCTAAACCCTTGATAAACATTAAAACCCTCCCCCAAAAATTCAGTAGCGGCAGTAGACCTCCTTCAATATTTTTCCATATAATATTACTAAATAGCAGGATACAAGCCTATATAAGCGGAAGTAAGAAGGAAATGCGAAAGTGAATTCTGAAAGGAGTTCTGAAATGATGTTCAATGTCTGGACTACTATCTTTCAAATAATAAACTTTGCCCTAGTTCTAATGGTTCTACTGGCTGTACTCTATATCCTAATTAAATTACCAAGAGACATTTCCCGAATAAAAAATCGATTGATAAGCATTGAACGAGCTCTAAAAGAGGATAAAAAATCTGATTAAAAATAGTTCTGAAACCATTGAGCCACGGAGGGATAACCATGAATAATGTGCTAAAACCGTCATCTAAAAGCACCATAGAAGGTATCATCATAGTAATATCTGCAATATTGATTGGCTTCATTATGAGTTACCTTCGAACCATTCCTGGTATTCTTTACCTGCAACAGCTCGCTTTTTCAGCTTTCGTTACATACTGGTTATCCGTAGTTCTTCGGCGATATATTGGGTCGGCAACGCTGGTCATAATTGTCTCCATTATTGCAAACTATAGTATCGCTGTATCGTTTGATCACTTAGGACCAGGCCAAGTTTTCTACCGCTTTACTGGTATAAGTTCCAAAATAGGCGGGCCAAGTATATTGGTCGGGTCTATTCTGGGCTATGCAATCTGGAAACATATATAGGCAAAGGTAGATTAGTTATTAAATTAAGTTATAGCGCTGTCACTGGGGCGTTTTGTCTTAATTTTATTCGTTAGATTTCATATGAGGATAAAATTAGTCAATCATAACTATCTCCCACCCATCTTGGAACTTCTGCAAAACGAACATCCTGCCGTTCACATTGCCATCTGGCCTAACCCACGAAACACCAGTAATAACCTCAGGCCGACCAACATCTCTTTCTCCCATAAAACCAATCTCTTTCAAATTCTCGACTTCTTCATTCCAGTTAAGTAATTTTTTGACCTGGGGGAAATAATCTGAACTTACCGCCGACTTGATTTTATCATCGTCATTCTCTTTAATACCCTCGAAATACTTTAAGATTACCTCTAATACATCTAGATTGAGCCTTGTATCAATTATCAACTGGTCTTCTGTTAATTCAAGCCTATCTATCTTTTTTTCTAGCTTGGTAATTTGACGGCTATATTGTACAGTTTCATCATATAACTTCCAGTTTGCTTTCTCTAAATCAGCTACTTTCTGGGTCAGTTCCTCTTTTTCTTCTATGATTTTATCGACTTCATTTTGACTAGCGCACCCGCTCGCCAACAATAAGACTAACCCGATTAAAAGAAATTTTTTGATAGTAACCACTTCCTTTAATTAACCAAAAACTTCAACTAACCGCTTTTTTACTCAACTCCAAAACAGAATGTCCCATTATTGTCCCAAGAACCACTTCAAAGTTGCCTATAAAATGGGAATACATGCTGTCTAAGTTATTTAAATATGATTGCAAAGGGATTCCCATATGGCTTAAGATACTAATTGCACCAAGGTTAATAACTAATAAAGCTAACAAGAGCAGGATTATTTGAGGAAACATATTTGCGCAAAATTTTTGATAGTATATATGCCAAAAATGCCGTAAATGCTAGAACGGGAATGTACTGTAAAGAATATCTAATGGCCTCATTCACGGTAATACCGCCAGGGATTATCTTTATGTAACCCACAGCTATCGTAAAGATTATTATAAAAGGTATGCCAATATCCTTTGGTTGCTTGCCTTTACTTGAAGCAGACAAAGAGCCCCACCTCATTTCCTTACTCCTCCCAAATAAGTGCCTTACCAACTAAAATACCAAAAAGAATGCCTACTAACGGAAACGCCAGCATAGCAGTCCCCCACAGTTTTAAATCTAAGCCAAGTATTTTGGTACCATAAGGGCTAACAAGCAATATCCCCGCACCCATAACAAGAATCGTAAGAAGCAGTTGCCCCCAAGCAAGGTTAAGCCCTTTATTAAACGGTACTAACTCCAGCAGTAAGCCTGTGAGTATAAGAACCAGAGTAACTACTGGAAAAGTACTTGTCATCTGTTCATAGTTCAATGTGAATACAGCTTTTCGGTACGGTATATAGTAGTAGGTATACGCACCACATCCCAGTGCCACGATTATTAGCCTTAATAATAAAACTCGCATAAAACCTCTCCTCCTCCTATTCCCTTCACGCTTCTGCCTGTTTGTATGGTGAGGTTAAGAATATATATCCAAATACTACACCACTTAAAATTAAAATTGGTTGATTTCTACCCAATAGAAGTATTAGCAGGTAAAAGTACTTAGAAATAGGAGAGTAAGCTACCAGCGGTATTAGAGCAACTATAAAAGTAGGTAACCCTACGCCCAAAAACTTAACCCAATTCCAGCGCCATCTACCTGACTTCTTTAATTCGCTGACCAGCTCAGGTATTCCGAGTAACAGTCCGATTAGTATCGGAAATAGGCCGTTAAAAATAATAGCAGGATACATGTTAAAAGTAGCAGCAGATATTGACTGCAACTCTTTTCCGTAAGCTTCTCCTTTGTAAATAACAAACCCGACTAGTATTACATATAAAAACAGGCCTACGGTTTTCCAAACAGCTTTCCAATTCATAAATGATTCCCTCCTTACTTTCCATATATACTACTTATCTCCCGCAGTTACCTGCAAATATTTTCCATGCAAAACCCAGCGCAGTTAACTGGGTTTAGAAATGTCTATTTGCTGGCTACATTGAACTCCTCCAAGTAATCAAGTGCCCTTTCTTTTTCAAGACCTTCCAATTCTGGGTCTATAACCTTAACATCTGTTTCTTTTATGAGGTCAAAACGGTATTCATCCCAACCTTCCTTTCCTTTTTCAGATGTAATTTTATTTCTGAGTTCTGCACGGGCCAATGCTCTTTCGTAACCTCTGGGCAGGTATGTTTCCCAGTAATACTTTTCACCAACTGTGTCAATGTAATTTTGAATATCTTCGGGCAGCTCATCAATTCTTTCTCTGGTAGCCTCAACTTGTTTATTAATTTTTTCCTGCGATACCGATATGCCAAGTTTTTTAGCAGCAGCGTATTGAGTATAATCCGACAGCAAAGATGCATAGGCTATCAGTTTCGGGGCGTAGCTTTTCATTACTTCTAATTGCTTTGTGACTTTGGCCTTGGTATCTTCCGAGGGCCAGTCTTCTGGGAATTCTTCCATCCTGGCCATATTATCTTTTATGGTCTGTATCTTACTTTCGAATTCCCTGCGAGTCACCTGCTGCCCCTCAATTTCCATAATAATAGTTTCACCGATTTCATTTCGCACCTCTTGGTCCTTTACCTCTTTTGGCTTACTGGGTGTACAACCAATGATAATTAAACCCAAAACCAATATAGCCATCAGTATAATTTTGCTTAAATGTTTATCCGATCTTCGTTTAAAAAACATTTCTTACACGCCTCCGTTATGCGTATGGGCTTCTCCCTCTCAGCAATCTTCATTACTTATACTCCATAAAAAATAGGGAATCCTCATCTTCGTTCAAACCAAAATAATTAGTACCTCTAGGACCGTAAATTATTTCTTCTATTGTGTCTTCACCAATATTCCATATAATTACTCCATTTCTGTCCACCCTGTTACCTACAATAAAACTTGCATTGATGAATAACCGTTTTCCTTTTTCACCCCACTCCATTTCCCCAATACGCACATCGCCCAGGTTAAAATCACTTTCAGATAGCAGATTACCTTTCAAGTCATATATCTGTATCGTTTTGTAGTAAGACCTCGGCTCGCTTTGTATCTGTAAAACCGCAAGTTTATTGTCCTTGAATAATGCAGGATTATGAGCACTATCAATTATTTTTTCGGCCTGTTCTGTATCAGTATCAAATAAATAAATGTCACTTAGATATTCCTGCTGCCGCCAGCATTCCATTACTATCCTTTTATTGTCACTTAACCAGTAGAAATTGACGGGTAAAGGACCAAAGCCATCATCGCTGATTTTAGGGTATAGCTTTGTAGCAATTTCTTTTATCTTCTGGCCTTGGCCATCAAATAGCAAGAATTTTAAAGGGCTGCCTTCCCCCTGACAAGTGAACATGGCAATTTTTGCGCCATCGGCTGACGGCTTCGCTCCTAAATTATAATTATTACCGTTATACTCTAATTCAGCTGTCTCCCAGTTCTCAGTATCTAATATCCTTTCGCCGTCCAGCAACAATGTTTTCGAATTATCAGCCCAGGCTGAGGTCCAAATGAACATTGGCACCTTAGAGCCTATGTGTTTTAATTGGCCAGTGTGAATATCGTAAACCACAGGAAAACCACTAGCAGACTCACCCATACTTTCCGTTACTCTAATCATAGAAATTTTACTTTTATCAGGAGAAATCTGAGGCGCCTGGTAAAGACCATGTTCAAAGGTGGCTACCAAATTCTTGACACCACCTTTTCCAACCAGCCAAATTGATTGCGAACCTTCGTCAAACTCCTTAAAGACCTCATCTTTGGGTACTGCTGGTACTATATCGTACAAGTTTTCAGTAATAGTACGCACTTCTTCTTCCTGTGTACCGTCTTGGTATTGCGTTGAATAATAACCCTTGATACTGTGCAGTCTGTTTCCTTCCCATTTCTTTGGCATATAGTAATAGTCACTGTCTCCTTGGGCTAAGATATGCAGTTTCCTGTCTTTAGGGTTAAATAAACCCAAGTCAACCGTGTTTTCAGGCTCTACCACTGCATTCGCCCTTATATCACTTAATACCCCTAATGCCAACCACTCAGTATCTGGAGACCAAACAGCATTTCCAACAGTTGTAGTTGATAAAACCTGTTTCTGTGTATCGGCTTTTAACACTACCCCTTGCCCCTGCATGGAAGTTCCCAAACTTATCCAGACATACTTACTGTTTGGAGACCAACTGATTGCAGACGGACCTTTCATATCCAGACGGGTAGGTTGCTGTTGTCCAATTTTCCAGAGATATATTGGCATTTCTTCCCATGGGTCATTATTCAAACTAAAAATAACTGCACTCTTATCTGGTGACCAGTCTGCTTTACGAAGGTCTTCTTTCTGTTTTAAACGGGCACTTATTTCTTGAAAAGTACCATTTTGAACCTGGAGTTGGCCTTCACGGGAAGAATTCAGCCCGTTTGATACGGTAAGAATAATAATTTGTTGGTCAGTTAAGATAATAACCTCATTGCCAGTAGGACTCCACGCTGCACCACGAACTATATCTTTAATCATGGGAGTAATAGGGTATTCCTCTGAAGCATCCGCTAAATAAAACTGACTTGGCTCGTCATACATATTACCTGCCGCTTTATAGAAAAACCTTTCTTCCGTAGGGCTAGGTGAAGAATATTCTGGACTTGTTTCTTTGGTATATTCAAACTCACTTGTTGCTAAGTCTAAAACATAGATTTTGGATGCTCCCATAACCTGCTCTACAAATATCTTTTGATCATTAAATAGCCATGCTGCTCTATTTGGACCAAACATTTCGCTTTTGATAATTTGTTTGCTGGAACCATCAATGCTAACAATTTCGATTCCCTCAGAGCTTTCATAATTAGCGATAATATAAAGAATTTTAGTGCCATCATGTGACCATCTTGGCTGCGCAGGCCGCTTTAACCAAGTGCCGTAGAATTCATCATTTGTGGTGCGCTTAATCCCTTTGACAAGCAATTGGGGATTGGAAAAATCAATATCTGATACATAAAGGTCACCTTCCCTACTATAAGCTATTTTTTTACCATCATAGGATATGTCATATGACCATATATCCTCTGTCAGTTGAACCTCATTTAAGACTTCCAACTTATCCCTATACAAAAACAAAGCCCTATCACTAATCTGGAGTACAAGCCTTTTTCCGTCATTTAACAGTTTGAAGCCAGAATGGAAACCTACAGAGCCTGTCCCTTTGTAAATTTCTTTTTTCGAAGCAGTCTTTAGGTTGTAGGTAATTAATGAAAACTTTGAAACATTTCGGCTTCTAAGCCCAATAAGCAGATTGGTTCCTACCTTATTTACAAAGCTAATAGTATAGTCTTCCTCAGGATATTCAGGAAGCACCGTTTTTATAGCAATACCGTTATAAGTATCTTGAGCTACAGATTTGATGCTAAAACTGGTCAACAATTCCTGGTCTTCATTATCAGTAATACTTTGTTCTGCCTCACTGTCTTGTTGAGTGGGTGTTTTGCTATCCTCATCACCTGACGAGGTTTCGCCCACCTTTAGTTTACTTCCACTAGAAGAACAGCCAAATAAAGTCAGAGAGACTGCCACAATGATAAGGGCAACCAAAAGATGTCGTTTCATCCTCCCACTCCTTACCCCTTTAATCGTTCATCCATCCATTTAAAAAGCTCAGGATACTGTTCGGCAGCTAGATAACTAATGGTTCTTTTATCGCTATACATACCAGTAACATCTATAACCATAACCGTGCCATCTTCCATACCAATTGAGTATGATATTGGTATATAGCCAAAAATACTTACCAGAGTTAGTCCAAGCGTCTAAGGAAAGGGAATTAACTTAACCCAAACACTTTAAAAATAAATGCAGCTGGTAGAAAAAGTATGGAATCATCCGTTATTAATATACTTACTCTCCAGATTACAATAGCAGAAATAACCGTTATAAGAAACTTTCTAAAACTTGTTATCCATTTCATTGCATAGGCTAAGGCGAGGGCTAGAATTACAAAGGAGATGCTTAAGGCATAAACTGAAGAAATCATGTAACTAAAGAAATACATAGACAACCCGCCTACCCAATACAGCCATGTAATCCCTTCAGCGGCGAGTAAAACGGACAGGCCAGTTATTACCAATGCCCCAAAAGTTAACATTAAAGAATCATACATTCTAAGTATTCATCCCCCTTAGTAAAACATATAAGAAACCTATGTGATGATAGGCCATAACCGCAGAACAATGTACGACAGCAACCCAACAAATGATACCATTAAGAATACCTTTCTCTGTAGCCGCCAGTAATAAGCCACCGCTATAACAAAGAATATTCCTATAACAATGTCCCAGGTAATCTTTTTGGAAATTACTAATCCAAAACCAAGACTGGTGTTTAAACTGGTTAAAACCATGGCAGCCAGGAGAACAGCTTGCACCATACTGAGCAGAATAACTACGAAGTTGAATACCCAGTCAAAATATCTTCTTGAGTTGTCTTGGGTATCAGGTGGTAATGTACCACTCATTCTTTTACACCTCCGCTTTAAATTCTTCTAATGAAGTCGCCAATAACAGCATACTCAAACCCTTTCCCCGTGAATGCCTTAATAGCAGCATAAATTGCATATAGAGTTAGTCCCCAAAAAATCAGCAACCACCCTGGAACGGGTGAAACATGTCCTCCCCAACCCAGTGTCCTAAACCCAAACAATGCAGGAATGTAAAAGAGAATGGCTAAAGTGATTTGATAACCCAAAGCTTGCTTAGCATGTTCTGCGGCAAAATTTGATTTATCCTTTTGTATCACATAAATTATTAGAGCGACTGTTATCCCACTGGTTCTAAATAGAATGCCAAGATGGGCTATTCCTGCAAGTATCTTCTCTTCAGATGTTCTCAAGTTGTAGGTCTCCTTTCGCCTTCATCAATGAATTGCACAAAAAATCTAACGGATCCACCCTTTCACAACCTTTCATATTCCTCAGCCAATCCGATAAACCATTCTTTATCTTCTTCCTTACTTGTTATTAGAAACTTATAGCTTTCCTTGTTAGATGATCTCCACCGTAAAATGTATTCTTCATCATTGGCTATCCATTTTATATCCTTAATATCCTGATGCTCAATAACTTCAGCTGGATACTCCTCAAACCAACCTGAGGCTATCATAAAAACAACTTCTTGGGCTTGGTTGCGATAAAATACCTTTGTTACTGGATGGGTAAAACCATCATTATCATAAGTAACTCTGGTAATGCGATAATCGGACGACAACTTGGGAATTCTTATCGTACCTATTTCTTTCTCTGCTTCACTTAGCGTTTGAAATGTTATATGGGTTTCAGTTATGAAATAGTTATACGACATAAATGACATCCCTAATAACAACGGAAGTGCTACAACAGTAAGAATAATCCGTTTTTTCATCTCTGGAACAACCTTTCCCTTAGGAAATTCACCTTTTAGTGCGCAAAAAGCAGTGTGTAAGACATAAAGAAATTACCAGCTCACACTTTTTTGTGGGGGGCTTATTGCTGCTAGTATCTTTTCACTTCCATGAAGGCTCCCCCATAAGGAATTTCCAAATTGCTGTCTAAGTTAACTAATCTTTTCGGACTGACCCCCTAATTTTGGACAGTAAGCCTTAAATGCTAATGCATTCATAAAATTTCAGCCCGTTCATTGCCAAACCATTATAGCCAATCCGTCCATTCCGTCAAGGGTAAAGGCATACGCCCTCGCTGCGCTCGCCCTTGACTACATTCCCGCCTTGGCTGTTAAGTAATTAGCAATGAACGGTCCAGAAAATTTATAGTTTAATTTCTTTGGTAGTAATAGCTTCCTTGCTCGGTGTAAGCGGGATTTTACTGTAGTGACAGGAACTTCTAACATGCTGGATATTTCTTTATAGCTAAACTCATTTAAGTCCCTCAACACCAATACCACCTTGTAATGCTTAGGCATATGCTGCTCTAAAATATGGTGTATGCACCACTGGAATTCCCTCCGTACTATCACCCGTTCAGGGTCGATAGAAGAATCTTCGGGCGTTATGTATCCAAGAGAAATTGACATGTGTTCTCCCTTTTTTCGTTTCTTAGCTAAAAATGTATTCACGGCAATCTTACTGATCCATGTCTTTAAACTAGCATCTCCCCGAAACCTATTCATGTGCTGGAATACCTTTATAAATGTTTCCTGGGTCAGATCTTCTGCATCATGCTTGTTATTACACAGCTGGTATGCAAGATTATAGATATAGCTCTGGTGCTTGGTAACAATTTGTTCGTAGGTTTCCAGATTTGTTTGTGGAAATGAATTTTGCATAGACTGTTTTTTCCTTCTCTATATAAAGATGCACGAGACTGTAAAAAAGTTTCGCTTTTAAAGAGAAAAGGCCTAACATTTCTGTCATAGGCCTAGTTGATAGATAGCTCATTTGTATTTAACTGTAAAAGGATGTTGCCAAATTATCTCTAGATATTTCCTGAACTACCATCTGCGTCAATAGCAATATCAGCATACTTTAACCCGAAGAATGTAATAGGCTTTACATTAAAGGCATCCGATAACTTATCTGCCCTAAACGGCTATTTCCCGACAAAGGCATGTTCTGTCCTTCTTGACCTTTTATTAGCCAAATCATATTCGTACAGCATATGCCCTCTGAAGAATTCCACCCTAACTTTAACCCTACCGTTAAAGACTATATCCTTGTATTTTCCCTCTGGTATTTTCATTACTTGAAAATCGTTCCTTGGATTGGCGTTTAGGGCATCCGTATGAATTACTATCTCTTTATCAACAGCATCAATTTTATAACTCTTCAATAAGCTGTACATAGTAAGCTCGTGTGGGCCATTATTAATAATATAAAGCGTGCCCTTAGCATCGTGATTTAGAGCCAGCCCGCTGTCGTCAAAATCAAGGATAGCTTCTTTAAGAGGTAACGGCACTGCCTTTGTTTCTTGAATAGCAATATTAACATATGTGTAGTAGGGCACCCCTATAGCAGCCATGAGAACTAAAATAATCTTTGGACCTTTTTTCATCAATACTCCCCCAGCTCAAGTGTCATCCCGTTCTTATCCAAAACCCCAACCAACAGGGAATATCTCTATCCCAGTAATGACACTTGACTCATTTAACTCCTCTGTATCTATCTTAAATTCAATATAATAGTTATTTTGCAGTTTTACGGAGTTCTTTGGCAAAAATACTTGTCCAAATCCCCTTTTTCACTAAATAGAAAAATCCTAAGAACCAACTATGTAAACTTTTGATAGTTATTTACTTTTAGTAAGTAAATTCTCCAAAGCTAATTCAAGTGTAGGAAATAGAAATTCAAATCCTTCCTCGATAAGTAAGTCAGCTAATTTTCTCCCGATAAACCCAGAACCACCAGCAATAACGATTTTCATATCTTCACCTCATCGGACAAATTATTGCTAGGACAGTCTTTCGGTAGATAACTAAGGTACAAAAGAATCTTCTTCCTATTTCACAAAGAGTCCTCCACTATCTATGTATTCGGCACCTCCCTTAGTTCACCTGCAAATTTTTACCAGCAACTACTGCCGCTGTACTAAATGATAAGTGCTAAATATTGAAACCTCCTCAGGAAAACACAGCCGCAAAACCAATGGAAAGTTTACTTGACATCCTTATCCAGACCTGCTACATTATAGATGTAAAGCATGCTTTCCATAACATTTTGAAAGGGATGTAGTTTTGAAAAATCGGTTGGAAGAAATACGAAAACAGAGAGGAATTAAGCAAGAAGAACTGGCAGCCGCTTTGGAAGTATCAAGGCAGACAATTGGCTCGCTGGAAAACGAAAGATATAACCCATCAATCATTTTAGCATTTAAAGTTGCTAGGTACTTTAACATGTCTATTGAGGACATTTTTATCTTTGAGGAGGAATAGATTTGTTTAAGAAAACTTCTTTTCACTTCTTTATACTCGTATTGGGAGTTGGCTTGGTGGCCCTTGCTTTTACATTGAATGGGCAGGAAGTTAAGGCAGTATCAGGTGTTATGCTTGGTATCGGTGCGGGGTTATTTGGAATGAGTATTTCAAATCTTTTTACCCAACTCTATGAAGAAAAACACCCCTATGTTAAAAAACAAAAGGAAATTGAATTCAACGATGAGCGCAACGAGATGATTAGGAATAAGGCAAAGGCTAAATCTGGTGATTACGCAATGGTTTATTATTGGCATTGCTTATTTAATGATTCTAATTGATGCACCGTTGTGGGCAACTGTGGCAGCAGTAGCTGTTTATGCTCTGTACAATGTATTGTCACTTTATTTAACGGGCAAGTATCAAAAAGAAATGTAGAAAGGGTGTTTTAATATGGAATTTTTAGCATTTTTAGCTCCGGTGGCGTTTGTCTTTGCACTATCGGCTACTTCACAGGTAAGTTCACTCAAAAAAGAAGTTGCGCATTTAAAGAATGAAATAGACCAGTTAAAAAACTAGCTCATGTAAATTGCATAAGCGATAAAAGCCAGAATTGGAGGAGCCATTAGCACGACTATCCCACAAACTATGCCCGTAATAGCAAACTTTCTCCCTTGTTCCTTGGTGCGCTTTATTTCTATAAATCCTAACACACCGAGTATAAACGCAGCAATCCCAAGAAGAACCCCCAAAAATGGTATGATAACCATAAGTATTATTGACGATATTCCCAGCATCGAAGAAATCCTAGCTTTCGTGTTAGTTTTATCTTCAGTCTGAAGGGAACTTTTAACATCCACATCTTCGCTGATAATCTTTTCCGCCAACTCCTTTGGCGGTAAAAACTCTACCAGTGTCTCATTTATGGCTTTATCGTCGTCTTTACCCTGTTCTTTTTTCTTTTGAAGCATCGAAAGAAGATGCCCTTCTATCTCTAAGACATGTTGTTCTCTTTCCTCTTCTGGGATAGAAACAAGCTCTCCCGATAAATCTTGCAGAAATCTCTGGATGAGGGGA is part of the Metallumcola ferriviriculae genome and harbors:
- a CDS encoding SurA N-terminal domain-containing protein, encoding MFFKRRSDKHLSKIILMAILVLGLIIIGCTPSKPKEVKDQEVRNEIGETIIMEIEGQQVTRREFESKIQTIKDNMARMEEFPEDWPSEDTKAKVTKQLEVMKSYAPKLIAYASLLSDYTQYAAAKKLGISVSQEKINKQVEATRERIDELPEDIQNYIDTVGEKYYWETYLPRGYERALARAELRNKITSEKGKEGWDEYRFDLIKETDVKVIDPELEGLEKERALDYLEEFNVASK
- a CDS encoding RNA polymerase sigma factor, translated to MQNSFPQTNLETYEQIVTKHQSYIYNLAYQLCNNKHDAEDLTQETFIKVFQHMNRFRGDASLKTWISKIAVNTFLAKKRKKGEHMSISLGYITPEDSSIDPERVIVRREFQWCIHHILEQHMPKHYKVVLVLRDLNEFSYKEISSMLEVPVTTVKSRLHRARKLLLPKKLNYKFSGPFIANYLTAKAGM
- a CDS encoding DUF4870 domain-containing protein translates to MRTSEEKILAGIAHLGILFRTSGITVALIIYVIQKDKSNFAAEHAKQALGYQITLAILFYIPALFGFRTLGWGGHVSPVPGWLLIFWGLTLYAIYAAIKAFTGKGFEYAVIGDFIRRI
- a CDS encoding helix-turn-helix transcriptional regulator, whose translation is MKNRLEEIRKQRGIKQEELAAALEVSRQTIGSLENERYNPSIILAFKVARYFNMSIEDIFIFEEE
- a CDS encoding DUF4190 domain-containing protein produces the protein MRNQSKVHPLIQRFLQDLSGELVSIPEEEREQHVLEIEGHLLSMLQKKKEQGKDDDKAINETLVEFLPPKELAEKIISEDVDVKSSLQTEDKTNTKARISSMLGISSIILMVIIPFLGVLLGIAAFILGVLGFIEIKRTKEQGRKFAITGIVCGIVVLMAPPILAFIAYAIYMS
- a CDS encoding DUF5316 domain-containing protein yields the protein MFIKGLAVGIGVVLFIAIATRDITLINRYATYFGLGCWLLSGVFSGAFVSGHQNRANFSTETKEDRKERQSLTLACFYAGIPGILVAVAIYLITK